One region of Pseudomonadota bacterium genomic DNA includes:
- the ricT gene encoding regulatory iron-sulfur-containing complex subunit RicT yields the protein MKCCYVRIDTLTGIMEMEVPEDIKIGDYVVSELDKGLCLGVILTEPFDTKKEGLKKITRKATDEEVSEYFSLKEKEQYALDFCKQRIKEMALPMKLLCAEYLFGGTKLLFYFVSESRVDFRELVKELAKEFKIRIELRQVGVRDEAKIVGGLGNCGNVVCCRKFLNNFSIVSIKMVKEQSLALNPAKISGICGRLMCCLAYEYEMYMNYKKDFPKLGKRITIPQGEGKIVKHNTLSSTVTIELDDGKEITLPIKDITT from the coding sequence ATGAAGTGTTGTTACGTAAGAATTGACACACTGACAGGTATAATGGAGATGGAAGTGCCAGAGGATATAAAGATTGGTGATTATGTGGTAAGTGAACTTGATAAAGGTCTTTGTTTGGGTGTTATCCTTACAGAACCATTCGATACAAAGAAAGAGGGGTTAAAAAAGATAACAAGGAAGGCAACCGATGAGGAAGTCTCTGAGTATTTTTCTTTAAAAGAAAAGGAACAATATGCCCTCGATTTTTGTAAACAGAGGATTAAAGAAATGGCGCTTCCTATGAAATTACTCTGTGCGGAATATCTCTTCGGCGGGACGAAACTCCTCTTTTATTTTGTGTCTGAGAGCAGGGTGGATTTCAGGGAGCTTGTGAAAGAGCTTGCGAAGGAGTTTAAAATCAGGATAGAACTCAGACAGGTTGGAGTGAGAGATGAGGCAAAGATTGTCGGAGGACTTGGTAATTGCGGTAATGTGGTATGTTGTAGAAAATTTTTAAATAACTTTTCAATAGTCTCGATAAAAATGGTGAAGGAACAGAGCCTGGCATTAAATCCTGCCAAGATTTCAGGTATATGTGGGAGACTCATGTGTTGTCTTGCCTATGAGTATGAGATGTATATGAATTATAAGAAGGATTTTCCGAAGCTTGGGAAAAGGATAACCATCCCTCAAGGTGAAGGCAAGATTGTAAAACATAATACCTTAAGCTCTACAGTGACAATCGAACTTGATGACGGCAAGGAGATCACCTTACCGATAAAAGATATAACAACATGA
- the holB gene encoding DNA polymerase III subunit delta': MGFNDIIGHEKQKNLLLSFLKKGRMPHAFLFSGQEGIGKKLLAIELAKRIFCEKGNGCGECRACLKIERGSHPDLLFVEGENSIGINLIRRDKEKKIRGINEEVYEYPYESDMRVIIIDKADTMTHEAANALLKTLEEPPLFNLFFLVTSSEKDIPLTIRSRCARVAFTSLTSDDLRQYFLRVFNMDEERAQLFSYISHGSIGCGLFWMEEDNFLLRRKLTELIIGHNRSFLNTTLISEKITQTNRQLSMYLSFLLSLFRDMFILNQSRDVSMVINRDVRELLEWEMVDLKWVEYSMRKIQETIRIMRYNVNKWLIFENLMLHIMR, encoded by the coding sequence ATGGGATTTAACGATATTATTGGCCATGAAAAACAGAAAAACCTCCTTTTATCTTTTCTAAAAAAGGGAAGGATGCCCCATGCCTTTTTATTTTCAGGTCAGGAGGGCATAGGAAAGAAACTATTGGCAATAGAACTGGCGAAACGTATCTTTTGTGAAAAAGGTAATGGCTGTGGTGAGTGCCGGGCATGCCTTAAAATAGAGCGGGGCAGTCATCCCGACCTTTTATTTGTAGAAGGTGAAAATTCAATTGGTATTAATCTCATACGGAGGGATAAAGAAAAAAAGATACGGGGCATAAATGAGGAAGTATATGAGTACCCCTATGAGAGCGATATGCGGGTAATAATAATTGATAAAGCCGATACCATGACCCATGAAGCAGCAAATGCCCTTTTAAAAACACTCGAGGAGCCCCCATTGTTCAATTTGTTTTTCCTTGTCACCTCATCAGAAAAGGATATACCGTTGACCATAAGATCCCGTTGTGCAAGGGTTGCTTTTACTTCACTTACAAGTGATGATCTCAGACAGTATTTTTTAAGGGTTTTCAATATGGATGAGGAGAGGGCTCAGCTATTTTCTTACATCTCCCATGGAAGTATCGGCTGTGGACTTTTCTGGATGGAGGAGGATAACTTTTTGCTGCGGAGAAAACTAACAGAGTTGATAATAGGGCACAACAGGAGCTTTTTAAATACGACCCTGATTTCTGAAAAGATTACACAAACCAATAGACAGTTGTCCATGTACCTTTCTTTTCTCCTTTCTCTTTTTAGAGATATGTTTATATTGAACCAGAGCAGGGATGTATCTATGGTAATCAATAGAGATGTGAGGGAACTTTTAGAATGGGAAATGGTGGACCTGAAATGGGTAGAGTATTCAATGAGGAAGATCCAGGAAACTATTCGCATTATGCGTTATAATGTGAATAAGTGGCTTATATTTGAAAATTTAATGTTACATATAATGAGGTAG
- the tmk gene encoding dTMP kinase gives MLITFEGIEGCGKSTQVGLLYNYLKEKGYGVIKTREPGGTAFGEALRRVFLQQNLKVFPLSELLVFMAMRAQHVEEVIMPALQDRKIVLCDRFVDASYAYQGYGRGVDLSIIETLNRLVTKGVRPDLTVLLDCSAAVGLKRKSKHASSLDRFENEEMAFHRKIEKAYIKLSKEDPERFIVVDGKLGIEDVHRIIREKIEQLLERHGI, from the coding sequence ATGTTGATAACCTTTGAAGGAATAGAAGGTTGCGGTAAGTCAACGCAGGTAGGGCTTTTATACAATTATTTGAAGGAGAAGGGATATGGTGTAATAAAAACGAGGGAGCCGGGTGGCACGGCTTTTGGGGAGGCACTGAGAAGGGTTTTTCTTCAGCAAAACCTGAAGGTCTTTCCCCTTTCTGAGCTCCTCGTATTTATGGCAATGAGGGCGCAGCATGTGGAGGAAGTGATTATGCCCGCATTGCAGGATAGGAAGATTGTTCTATGCGATAGGTTTGTAGACGCAAGTTATGCATATCAGGGATATGGAAGGGGTGTAGACCTCAGTATTATTGAAACGCTCAACAGGCTCGTGACAAAAGGTGTAAGACCTGACCTCACTGTCCTTCTGGATTGTAGTGCAGCCGTTGGATTAAAGAGGAAATCTAAACATGCTTCCTCCCTTGACAGGTTTGAAAATGAAGAGATGGCCTTCCATAGGAAGATAGAAAAGGCGTATATTAAGCTTTCAAAGGAAGACCCTGAGAGGTTTATTGTGGTGGATGGCAAACTTGGCATAGAGGATGTGCACAGGATTATCAGGGAGAAGATCGAACAGCTTTTAGAAAGACATGGGATTTAA